One window from the genome of Sphaerotilus microaerophilus encodes:
- a CDS encoding lipoprotein-releasing ABC transporter permease subunit has product MNWPYEMPYEVRLGWRYTRAGRAGRRNGFISFISGVSMIGISLGVAALIIVLSVMNGFQKEVRDRMLSVIAHIELFDAGGAALEDWRALAAKAAQHPQVRAAAPFVSSQALIARGEDMRGAIVRGIDPAEEANVTPLAAQLKDGVLARLTPGSWGVVLGSQLARSLGVQEGDTITLVTPSGQTTPAGVVPRLKQVTVVGTFNAGHYEYDSGMALMHIDDAARLFRTGGPIGVQLRLADQQAAREVSAQLGVTLGPGVLVRDWTRTNAAWYDAVQIEKRMMFIILTLIVAVAAFNLVSTLVMTVTDKQADIAILRTLGASPRSIMGIFMVQGAASGVLGTVGGLGLGLLVAFNIDVIIPALERLLHTSFLPGSIYLITQMPSDPQAADIVPIGLISLVLAFVATLYPSWRASRVNPAEALRYE; this is encoded by the coding sequence ATGAACTGGCCTTACGAGATGCCGTATGAAGTGCGCCTGGGCTGGCGCTACACCCGCGCGGGCCGTGCGGGCCGGCGCAACGGCTTCATCTCCTTCATTTCCGGTGTGTCGATGATCGGCATCTCGCTCGGCGTGGCGGCGCTGATCATCGTGCTGAGTGTGATGAACGGCTTCCAGAAGGAGGTGCGCGACCGCATGCTGAGCGTGATCGCGCACATCGAACTGTTCGACGCCGGCGGCGCAGCGCTGGAGGACTGGCGCGCGCTGGCCGCCAAGGCGGCGCAGCATCCGCAGGTGCGGGCGGCAGCGCCCTTCGTCAGCTCGCAGGCGCTGATTGCCCGGGGCGAGGACATGCGCGGCGCGATCGTGCGCGGCATCGACCCGGCCGAGGAGGCGAACGTCACGCCGCTGGCGGCGCAGCTCAAGGACGGCGTGCTGGCCCGGCTGACCCCGGGCAGCTGGGGCGTGGTGCTGGGCTCGCAGCTGGCGCGCAGCCTGGGGGTGCAGGAGGGTGACACGATCACGCTGGTGACGCCCAGCGGCCAGACCACCCCGGCCGGCGTGGTGCCGCGCCTGAAGCAGGTGACGGTGGTGGGCACCTTCAACGCCGGCCACTATGAATACGACAGCGGCATGGCGCTGATGCACATCGACGACGCGGCGCGGCTGTTCCGCACCGGTGGGCCGATCGGCGTGCAACTGCGGCTGGCCGACCAGCAGGCCGCGCGCGAGGTATCCGCGCAGCTGGGCGTGACGCTCGGCCCCGGCGTGCTGGTGCGCGACTGGACGCGCACCAACGCGGCCTGGTACGACGCGGTGCAGATCGAGAAGCGCATGATGTTCATCATCCTGACGCTGATCGTCGCGGTGGCGGCGTTCAACTTGGTGTCCACGCTGGTGATGACGGTGACGGACAAGCAGGCCGACATCGCCATCCTGCGCACCCTTGGGGCCAGCCCGCGCTCGATCATGGGCATCTTCATGGTGCAGGGCGCGGCATCGGGGGTGCTGGGCACCGTCGGCGGGCTGGGGCTGGGGCTGCTGGTGGCCTTCAACATCGATGTGATCATCCCGGCGCTGGAGCGGCTGTTGCACACCAGTTTCCTGCCCGGCAGCATCTACCTGATCACCCAGATGCCCAGCGACCCGCAGGCGGCGGACATCGTGCCGATCGGGCTGATCTCGCTGGTGCTGGCCTTTGTGGCCACGCTGTACCCGAGCTGGCGTGCCAGCCGCGTCAACCCGGCGGAGGCGCTGCGCTATGAGTGA
- a CDS encoding type II toxin-antitoxin system VapC family toxin: MLNVVDTSGWLEYLADTPQAEHFATAIEDTEHLLVPAIVMYEVFKKVMIGAGEDRAIQAIGFLRQGRVLVVDEPVSMLAARLSVQHKLPMADALIYATAQLHGATVLTQDAHFQGLPGVRYVVKG; encoded by the coding sequence ATGTTGAACGTGGTGGACACCTCTGGCTGGCTGGAATACCTGGCCGACACCCCGCAGGCCGAACACTTCGCCACGGCGATCGAGGATACCGAGCACCTGCTGGTGCCGGCCATCGTGATGTACGAGGTGTTCAAGAAGGTGATGATCGGCGCCGGGGAGGACCGTGCGATCCAGGCGATCGGCTTCTTGCGTCAGGGCCGTGTGCTGGTGGTGGACGAACCGGTGTCGATGCTGGCCGCCAGACTGAGCGTGCAGCACAAGTTGCCGATGGCCGACGCGCTGATCTACGCCACTGCCCAACTCCACGGAGCCACGGTGCTGACCCAGGATGCGCATTTCCAGGGGCTGCCGGGGGTGAGGTACGTGGTGAAGGGCTGA
- a CDS encoding AbrB/MazE/SpoVT family DNA-binding domain-containing protein: protein MDTPTLTLSPKFQVVIPKHIREAMGLQAGMPLQVLQYGDRIEIVPVRPMRAARGLCRGMDTAFARDEADR from the coding sequence ATGGACACACCCACGCTGACCTTGTCTCCGAAGTTCCAGGTCGTCATCCCCAAGCACATCCGCGAGGCGATGGGGCTGCAGGCGGGCATGCCGCTGCAGGTGCTGCAGTACGGTGACCGCATCGAAATCGTTCCCGTGCGACCCATGCGCGCCGCACGCGGGCTGTGCCGGGGCATGGACACCGCATTTGCGCGCGACGAGGCTGACCGCTGA
- a CDS encoding formylglycine-generating enzyme family protein has protein sequence MKPYEDPFAGRVFPDPFPPLCASAWGDDRYGLWCEIEVGGVVQRLRWIEPGEFRMGVAAAERQRFGEQGEDWWKKRIEGEAPCHRVKLTRGFWLADTACTQALWQAVVGDTPGHIAGDLDLPVEQVSWDDISEKLLPALSRQIPGAEALLPTEAQWEYACRAGTATAYHFGEAIGTDQVNYHGNHPPPGARKGEYRGRTVPVNALPANGWGLYQMHGNVSEWCADARRTYEVDPVEDPDGGQGGVSRVLRGGSWGMGAWHARSASRIHSRRDLRSAGIGFRFALRSIEPSAGGGMGVLDEAGGAR, from the coding sequence ATGAAGCCGTATGAAGATCCCTTCGCCGGCCGCGTCTTCCCCGACCCCTTTCCCCCGCTCTGCGCCAGCGCTTGGGGCGACGACCGCTACGGGCTGTGGTGTGAGATCGAGGTCGGCGGTGTGGTGCAGCGGCTGCGCTGGATCGAGCCGGGTGAGTTCAGGATGGGGGTGGCCGCGGCGGAGCGCCAGCGTTTTGGCGAGCAGGGCGAGGACTGGTGGAAGAAGCGCATTGAGGGCGAGGCGCCTTGCCACCGGGTCAAGCTGACACGCGGCTTTTGGCTGGCCGATACGGCCTGCACTCAGGCGCTGTGGCAGGCGGTAGTGGGCGACACGCCCGGCCACATTGCCGGTGACTTGGATCTGCCGGTGGAGCAGGTGAGCTGGGATGACATCAGCGAGAAGTTGCTGCCCGCGTTGAGCCGCCAGATCCCCGGTGCCGAAGCGCTGCTGCCCACTGAAGCGCAGTGGGAATACGCCTGTCGGGCGGGTACGGCGACGGCGTATCACTTCGGCGAGGCCATCGGCACCGACCAAGTGAACTACCACGGCAATCACCCGCCTCCCGGCGCCCGCAAGGGCGAGTACCGGGGACGCACGGTGCCGGTAAATGCGCTGCCGGCCAATGGCTGGGGCCTGTACCAGATGCATGGCAACGTGTCAGAGTGGTGCGCCGATGCCCGGCGGACCTACGAGGTGGATCCAGTGGAAGACCCCGACGGCGGTCAAGGCGGTGTCTCCCGCGTGCTGCGCGGCGGCTCCTGGGGCATGGGGGCCTGGCACGCCCGCTCCGCGTCCCGCATCCATTCCCGCCGCGACCTCCGCAGCGCAGGCATTGGCTTCCGCTTCGCCCTGAGGTCCATCGAGCCCAGCGCCGGAGGCGGAATGGGGGTGTTGGACGAGGCGGGCGGAGCCCGCTGA
- a CDS encoding toll/interleukin-1 receptor domain-containing protein yields MPAARGETNGTEARVRSETALQRALKAAASEAWLDPVVRAHAFFAHWAQLAGTDPVTPEAICSFCISDAVPNPALLDIADVVGQLDWPTPRTLNTVHRRVVEVVELMTLVLCERRIDAAGLDPASQEESGLLVVPMADRLAAALVAAAWLQCRVKMSVDAKGRPLVLNLLTDLPPLEFGWRDVKQAHSAELLAYLNHTRGGGAEYSQARRQELETVRRRGLQDEADISDMLAAARRRRDFTDPVFGLTQKEHPEVEAGTRVWLRDQYGLESFTWSRPDEGGLDEKFRKLQGNLLQHIEDIIQRVYAGASTVAKSTKVGQDGPAGVKVFLSYSHQDKADWHDLVKGHLRALEFDGRFEVWSDQEIGTGDDWREKIDTALKSCSVGVMLISMDFLNSVFINNVELPDLIRRRVHAGFRVYPVLHRTCAWKAHPELQRLQIRMKDGEKSLAACTRAEVEAELTALVEEIQADFGGIGKNQNGKI; encoded by the coding sequence ATGCCGGCGGCGCGAGGAGAGACCAACGGAACTGAGGCCAGAGTCCGCAGCGAAACGGCGCTACAGCGTGCGCTGAAGGCCGCTGCGAGCGAGGCGTGGCTTGACCCGGTGGTCCGTGCCCATGCCTTCTTTGCGCACTGGGCGCAACTGGCGGGGACCGACCCTGTGACCCCTGAAGCGATTTGCTCGTTCTGCATTTCTGATGCAGTACCCAACCCTGCCTTGTTGGACATCGCTGACGTGGTTGGCCAGCTGGACTGGCCAACGCCCCGGACTCTGAACACCGTCCATCGAAGGGTGGTCGAGGTCGTCGAGTTGATGACCCTGGTCCTGTGCGAACGGCGTATTGACGCGGCGGGCCTTGATCCTGCGAGCCAGGAGGAGTCCGGACTGCTGGTGGTGCCGATGGCCGATCGGCTGGCGGCTGCGCTGGTGGCTGCTGCGTGGCTCCAGTGCCGAGTGAAGATGTCCGTCGACGCCAAGGGGCGTCCGCTCGTGTTGAACCTGTTGACCGATCTGCCGCCCCTCGAATTCGGCTGGCGGGACGTGAAGCAGGCCCATTCGGCTGAATTGCTGGCGTACCTGAACCACACGCGTGGTGGCGGGGCTGAGTATTCGCAAGCCAGGCGGCAGGAGCTGGAAACCGTCAGGCGCAGGGGGCTGCAGGACGAGGCGGACATCTCGGACATGCTGGCCGCCGCGCGTCGTCGAAGGGATTTCACCGACCCGGTGTTTGGGCTCACGCAGAAGGAACACCCGGAAGTGGAGGCCGGCACGAGGGTCTGGCTGCGCGACCAGTATGGGCTGGAGTCGTTCACGTGGTCGAGGCCGGACGAGGGCGGCCTTGACGAGAAGTTCAGGAAGCTGCAGGGGAATCTGCTGCAGCACATCGAAGACATCATTCAACGCGTCTACGCGGGGGCATCGACGGTGGCCAAGTCGACGAAGGTGGGCCAAGACGGACCTGCAGGCGTCAAGGTCTTCTTGAGCTACTCGCACCAAGACAAGGCCGATTGGCACGACCTCGTGAAGGGGCACCTGCGTGCTTTGGAGTTCGATGGCCGCTTTGAAGTCTGGTCGGACCAGGAGATCGGAACGGGCGATGATTGGCGGGAAAAGATCGACACCGCCTTGAAGTCGTGCAGTGTCGGCGTCATGCTGATATCGATGGACTTCCTGAATTCGGTCTTCATCAACAACGTCGAACTGCCCGACCTGATCCGCCGTCGGGTCCATGCGGGCTTTCGCGTCTATCCCGTTCTTCACAGGACATGCGCCTGGAAAGCGCACCCCGAGTTGCAGCGGTTGCAGATTCGCATGAAGGATGGCGAGAAATCACTGGCGGCTTGCACCAGGGCTGAAGTCGAGGCAGAACTGACGGCGCTTGTGGAAGAGATTCAGGCTGATTTCGGTGGGATCGGAAAGAACCAAAATGGCAAGATTTGA
- a CDS encoding type II toxin-antitoxin system prevent-host-death family antitoxin, with protein MNVTATDAKNRFGALCLQAKEEPVIVEKAGRPDTVLLSWADYQRLTAERDAEQRQADFNQRYAGWLAEQNAQFDAHGLWNDDLRVW; from the coding sequence ATGAACGTGACCGCCACCGACGCCAAGAACCGCTTCGGCGCCCTGTGCCTGCAGGCCAAGGAAGAGCCTGTCATCGTCGAAAAGGCTGGCCGGCCCGATACCGTGCTGCTGTCCTGGGCCGACTACCAGCGCCTGACGGCAGAGCGCGATGCCGAGCAGCGCCAGGCCGACTTCAACCAGCGCTATGCAGGCTGGCTGGCCGAACAGAACGCCCAGTTCGACGCCCACGGCCTGTGGAACGACGACCTGCGGGTCTGGTAA
- the recJ gene encoding single-stranded-DNA-specific exonuclease RecJ, producing MNPTIAVRDVPPRAAWALEQAGVHPLLARLFAARGIRSAQELDDGLAKLIPPAELKGADAAARLLADTLDSGRPIVVVADYDCDGATACAVALRGLAMLGARPGTLHYVVPDRAIHGYGLTPAIVDLAMAHRPALLVTVDNGIASHAGVAHARALGLKVLVTDHHLPAAGPDGVPTLPAADVIVNPSQPGCGFESKSLAGVGVMFYVLLALRAELRARGAFDASNQPKLDALLDLVALGTVADVVRLDANNRRLVAQGLKRIRAGRMQAGVAALFAAAGRSAQRASAFDFGFALGPRLNAAGRLADMTLGIECLLTDDAGRAAELARQLDAINRERREVEAGMREQAEALLDLLMPTVAGEAGTPPPAVVLFDPDFHEGVVGIVAGRVKDRLHRPTFVFAIGADGLLKGSGRSIPGFHLRDALDLVAKRHPEVLKKFGGHAMAAGCTMAEEDFDTFDAAFQQVAREWLDPAALQRQIATDGPLAAEYFQPATIALLDAQVWGQAFEAPVFTDEVEIVNQRLVGEKHLKLSVRHAGQLRDAIWFGQSQPLPAKVRLAYRISLDEYQGRQRVQMVVEGVG from the coding sequence ATGAACCCGACGATTGCCGTGCGCGACGTTCCCCCTCGCGCCGCTTGGGCGCTGGAGCAGGCCGGCGTGCACCCGCTGCTCGCCCGCCTATTCGCCGCCCGCGGCATCCGCAGCGCCCAGGAGCTGGACGACGGCCTGGCCAAGCTGATCCCGCCCGCCGAACTCAAGGGCGCGGACGCCGCCGCCAGGCTGCTGGCCGATACCCTGGACAGCGGCCGCCCGATCGTCGTCGTGGCCGACTACGACTGCGACGGCGCCACCGCCTGCGCCGTCGCGCTGCGCGGCCTGGCGATGCTCGGGGCCCGGCCCGGCACCTTGCACTACGTGGTGCCCGACCGCGCCATCCACGGCTACGGCCTGACGCCAGCGATCGTCGACCTGGCCATGGCGCACCGCCCGGCCCTGCTGGTCACCGTGGACAACGGCATCGCCAGCCACGCCGGCGTTGCCCACGCCCGTGCGCTGGGCCTGAAAGTGCTGGTCACCGACCACCACCTGCCCGCCGCGGGGCCGGACGGCGTGCCCACGCTCCCGGCCGCGGACGTCATCGTCAACCCCAGCCAGCCCGGCTGCGGCTTCGAGAGCAAGTCGCTCGCCGGCGTGGGCGTGATGTTCTACGTGCTGCTCGCCCTGCGCGCCGAGCTGCGCGCGCGCGGCGCCTTCGACGCCAGCAACCAGCCCAAGCTGGACGCCTTGCTCGACCTCGTGGCGCTGGGCACCGTGGCCGACGTGGTCCGGCTCGACGCCAACAACCGCCGCCTCGTCGCCCAGGGCTTGAAGCGCATCCGCGCCGGGCGCATGCAGGCCGGCGTGGCTGCGCTCTTCGCCGCCGCCGGCCGCAGCGCCCAGCGCGCCAGCGCCTTCGACTTCGGCTTTGCCCTGGGCCCACGCCTGAACGCCGCCGGCCGGCTGGCCGACATGACACTCGGCATCGAGTGCCTGCTGACCGACGACGCCGGCCGCGCCGCCGAACTCGCCCGCCAGCTCGACGCCATCAACCGCGAGCGCCGCGAGGTGGAAGCCGGCATGCGCGAACAGGCCGAGGCCCTGCTCGACCTGCTCATGCCCACGGTGGCCGGCGAGGCCGGCACGCCGCCGCCCGCCGTGGTGCTCTTCGACCCCGACTTCCACGAAGGCGTGGTCGGCATCGTCGCCGGCCGCGTCAAGGACCGCCTGCACCGCCCCACCTTCGTCTTCGCCATCGGTGCGGACGGCCTGCTCAAGGGCTCCGGCCGCTCCATCCCGGGCTTTCACCTGCGCGACGCGCTGGACCTCGTCGCCAAGCGCCACCCCGAGGTGCTGAAAAAGTTCGGCGGCCACGCCATGGCCGCCGGCTGCACGATGGCGGAGGAGGACTTCGACACCTTCGACGCCGCTTTCCAGCAGGTCGCCCGCGAGTGGCTGGACCCCGCCGCGCTGCAGCGCCAGATCGCCACCGACGGCCCGCTGGCGGCCGAGTACTTCCAGCCCGCCACCATCGCCCTGCTCGACGCCCAGGTCTGGGGCCAGGCCTTCGAGGCCCCGGTCTTCACCGACGAGGTCGAGATCGTCAACCAGCGCCTGGTCGGCGAGAAGCACCTCAAGCTCAGCGTGCGCCACGCCGGCCAACTGCGCGACGCCATCTGGTTCGGCCAGAGCCAGCCACTGCCCGCCAAGGTGCGGCTCGCGTACCGGATCAGCCTGGATGAGTACCAGGGAAGGCAGCGGGTGCAGATGGTGGTGGAGGGGGTGGGCTGA
- a CDS encoding AAA family ATPase, with amino-acid sequence MARFEVLQAGQVVCLAQTDHLDATWHQWSQPEIDALTLAMAARRPLLVRGEPGTGKTQLARAAAHHLGWQLESTTIHSRYEPLDLLYRFDAVRRLADAQWRDADADWLQKREADYWEPGPLWRAFGWSSAVNYGSCRDSVNPSAPAGHVLLIDEIDKAESDLPNALLEVLGQRSFRIPGLNLAIGGPGQALPLVIITTNEERELPPAFLRRCIVLNLDAGRGVYTDWLLSRGRAHFGQIPGARDTAEMSDEVLIEAASQLAQDRQAAKEAGLPPPGVAEYLDLLYALHGLAEGDSKAQLDWLKKLKAYAFRKHGHIEGHPELSQQGEAAPGGAIA; translated from the coding sequence ATGGCAAGATTTGAAGTACTCCAAGCGGGGCAGGTGGTTTGTCTTGCACAGACCGACCACCTCGACGCCACCTGGCACCAATGGTCCCAGCCCGAAATCGACGCCCTGACGCTGGCGATGGCGGCACGACGCCCGCTGCTGGTCCGCGGCGAGCCAGGCACTGGCAAGACGCAGCTGGCTCGGGCTGCAGCGCATCACCTCGGCTGGCAGTTGGAGTCGACCACCATTCATTCGCGCTACGAGCCGCTGGATCTTCTCTACCGCTTCGACGCAGTGAGGCGATTGGCTGATGCCCAGTGGCGTGACGCCGATGCAGACTGGCTGCAGAAACGGGAGGCCGATTATTGGGAGCCCGGCCCGCTCTGGCGGGCTTTTGGTTGGAGTTCTGCGGTGAACTATGGGAGCTGCCGCGATTCGGTGAATCCATCGGCGCCCGCCGGCCACGTGCTGCTGATCGATGAAATCGACAAGGCCGAGTCCGATCTGCCCAACGCGCTGTTGGAGGTGCTGGGCCAGCGCAGCTTCCGCATTCCCGGGTTGAACCTTGCCATTGGCGGCCCTGGGCAGGCGCTCCCACTGGTCATCATCACCACCAACGAGGAGCGCGAACTGCCGCCGGCCTTTCTGCGTCGCTGCATCGTGCTGAATCTCGATGCGGGCCGGGGCGTGTACACGGATTGGCTGCTCTCGCGTGGAAGGGCGCACTTTGGTCAGATTCCCGGGGCGCGCGACACTGCCGAGATGAGCGATGAGGTGCTGATCGAAGCCGCCTCCCAGCTCGCCCAGGACCGCCAGGCCGCCAAGGAGGCCGGGCTGCCGCCGCCCGGAGTGGCCGAGTATCTCGACCTGCTCTATGCCCTGCATGGTCTGGCGGAGGGTGATTCAAAGGCACAGCTCGACTGGCTGAAGAAGCTCAAGGCCTACGCCTTCCGCAAACACGGCCATATCGAAGGGCATCCGGAGTTGTCTCAGCAAGGTGAAGCCGCACCGGGTGGTGCCATTGCTTGA
- a CDS encoding CcdB family protein, which produces MAQYDVYPNPSASSQATVPYVVDVQSRLLGELRTRLVIPLARDSGSPHPRPSRLAPTFQIDGVTVVAQAWLAAPLDARLLKQPVASLAHRGAELRDALDAVCAGL; this is translated from the coding sequence ATGGCGCAATACGACGTCTACCCCAACCCGAGCGCAAGCTCCCAGGCCACCGTGCCCTACGTGGTGGACGTGCAAAGCCGTCTGCTGGGCGAGCTGCGCACTCGACTCGTCATCCCGCTGGCTCGCGATAGCGGCTCGCCCCATCCACGCCCCAGCCGCCTGGCACCCACGTTCCAGATCGACGGAGTCACCGTGGTCGCCCAAGCCTGGCTGGCCGCGCCACTGGATGCCCGTTTGCTGAAGCAGCCCGTGGCGTCGCTGGCGCACCGGGGCGCGGAACTGCGCGACGCGCTGGATGCGGTCTGCGCTGGGTTGTAG
- a CDS encoding formylglycine-generating enzyme family protein — protein sequence MNGRLSLTGRADLLRALHQAVGADAERRIAAVLEFVRNDPPPPVFAVLHATESGEDTAHIVSAVEPKATPPVLQTSFFALTGYRRLPEPMPEEAEAAKAVAEAIEPLSDKDCEPSGLPLPFQPLVRRERLWPRLRQSLQQRWTAGVDLPRLVAHLSRGELPRRLPARRHSGLTAQVFVLWDAADRLTPYAEDYRRLIAELHHLHGAAGLRLWQVHDGPDEVWGEWAPERVAWPERWPGSPWRKDNTERPGDAADLPDIPSGSRVLLLSDLGGLARHAAPARRWMRALQRWRADGVATTAWVPQGPGWVAPALAAHADEVHCLTPNPSRVRAAGRPGASSLETHIERHQQRQNDLCDELLVRASICIHLEPALLRSLRHTLPALAAEPGLEALAWSRQPVVRSSRVSRALSAEHAPEYRRRFGELGEQAQRVVLGRLLAAHRCHGRSTETTEVLIWQAHARKAAADAEAATVESARKWTLAWSERVKQDASRGAVSDAARGYATDLLARTGSDAAFMADQSRWISQVWALSDRITVPQGLSAEHVHAALRQTRNRNSIDIVNWTLEMQDRAVRLASTSPVKQDRSFSFLSDSCWIEGSCLGQRVVLREPVLSPVALVRSGDPGQRLVFSAQGQELTFTELVRPAWASDWGLDRYGLFATLEVAGVSQRMRWIPPGRFLMGSPGDEPGRYTLDGPQHEVTLTRGFWLADTCCTQALWLAVMGGENPSQFTGDPSLPVDSVSWDDALSFLTRLERKLPVVVETALPTEAQWEYACRAGTATRYCFGNDISPEQANFGSNVGRTIVVKSLPANPWGLYEMHGNVDEWCADARRIYGVEPVSDPNGGQEDGNRVLRGGAWFSEPRRARSGYRARSFHNSRVDTRGFRFALKCIEAGAEGGMDFAWAEVSKPTKSRRKAKRK from the coding sequence GTGAACGGACGCCTGTCTCTCACCGGCCGCGCTGACCTCTTGCGGGCGCTGCATCAGGCCGTCGGGGCTGATGCTGAGCGGCGAATTGCGGCAGTCCTCGAATTCGTCCGCAACGATCCACCTCCACCGGTTTTCGCCGTTCTGCACGCTACGGAGTCCGGTGAGGACACGGCACACATCGTCAGCGCCGTTGAACCGAAGGCCACACCACCGGTGCTGCAAACCAGCTTCTTTGCCCTGACCGGCTATCGAAGGCTGCCGGAACCGATGCCTGAAGAAGCCGAGGCGGCAAAGGCCGTCGCCGAAGCCATTGAGCCCCTGTCAGACAAGGACTGCGAGCCCTCCGGCCTGCCGCTGCCCTTCCAGCCCCTAGTACGGCGTGAACGCCTGTGGCCCCGGCTGCGCCAGTCGCTGCAGCAGCGCTGGACAGCCGGCGTCGATCTGCCCCGGCTGGTCGCCCACCTGTCGCGCGGCGAGCTGCCGCGGCGCCTGCCGGCCCGGCGCCACAGCGGCCTGACCGCGCAGGTTTTCGTGCTCTGGGACGCGGCCGACCGCCTCACGCCCTATGCCGAGGACTACCGGCGCCTGATCGCTGAGCTGCATCACCTGCACGGCGCCGCCGGCCTGCGGCTGTGGCAGGTGCACGATGGGCCGGACGAAGTCTGGGGCGAGTGGGCGCCCGAGCGCGTCGCTTGGCCGGAGCGTTGGCCCGGCAGCCCGTGGCGCAAAGACAACACAGAGCGCCCAGGCGACGCCGCCGACCTGCCCGACATCCCCTCTGGCAGCCGCGTGCTGCTGCTTTCCGACCTGGGCGGGCTGGCGCGCCATGCCGCTCCCGCACGCCGCTGGATGCGTGCGCTCCAGCGCTGGCGAGCCGATGGCGTTGCCACCACTGCCTGGGTGCCCCAGGGGCCTGGTTGGGTGGCACCTGCCCTGGCAGCGCATGCTGACGAAGTGCATTGCCTGACGCCCAACCCGTCCCGAGTGCGTGCCGCCGGTCGCCCTGGGGCAAGCAGTCTGGAGACGCACATCGAGCGCCACCAGCAGCGGCAGAACGACCTTTGCGACGAACTGCTGGTCCGCGCCAGCATCTGTATCCACCTGGAACCCGCGCTGCTGCGCAGCCTGCGTCACACGTTGCCGGCCCTCGCGGCCGAGCCGGGTCTGGAGGCGCTCGCCTGGAGCCGCCAGCCAGTCGTGCGCAGCAGCCGGGTGAGCCGAGCGCTGTCGGCTGAACATGCGCCCGAGTACCGACGCCGTTTCGGCGAACTCGGTGAGCAGGCACAGCGAGTCGTGCTCGGCCGCCTCTTGGCTGCCCATCGCTGCCACGGTCGGTCCACGGAAACAACCGAAGTACTGATCTGGCAGGCGCATGCCAGAAAGGCGGCCGCGGATGCAGAAGCCGCAACGGTTGAGAGCGCCCGCAAGTGGACGCTGGCTTGGTCAGAACGCGTCAAGCAGGATGCATCGCGTGGGGCGGTCAGCGACGCAGCGCGCGGCTACGCCACGGACCTGCTGGCCCGCACCGGCTCGGACGCGGCATTCATGGCTGATCAGTCGCGCTGGATCAGTCAAGTCTGGGCCTTGAGCGACCGCATCACCGTTCCTCAGGGGTTGAGCGCCGAGCATGTGCATGCTGCCCTGCGGCAAACGCGCAATCGGAACTCCATCGACATCGTCAACTGGACACTGGAAATGCAGGACCGTGCGGTGCGTCTGGCCTCGACCTCCCCAGTCAAGCAGGATCGCTCGTTCTCTTTCCTGTCCGATAGCTGCTGGATCGAAGGTTCGTGCCTCGGGCAGAGGGTGGTACTGCGCGAGCCGGTTCTAAGCCCCGTTGCCTTGGTGCGTTCTGGGGATCCAGGTCAGCGTCTGGTTTTCAGCGCCCAGGGACAGGAACTGACCTTTACCGAACTGGTCCGTCCCGCCTGGGCCAGCGACTGGGGCCTCGACCGCTACGGCCTCTTCGCCACCCTGGAAGTCGCCGGTGTCTCTCAACGCATGCGGTGGATCCCGCCCGGGCGGTTCCTTATGGGCTCCCCCGGAGATGAACCTGGGCGTTACACCCTCGACGGCCCGCAGCACGAAGTAACGCTGACCCGAGGCTTCTGGCTGGCCGACACCTGCTGCACCCAGGCGTTGTGGCTGGCGGTGATGGGCGGCGAGAACCCCAGCCAGTTCACGGGCGACCCGAGCCTGCCTGTGGACAGCGTGAGCTGGGACGACGCGCTGAGCTTCCTGACTCGCCTGGAGCGGAAGCTGCCTGTGGTCGTTGAGACTGCGCTGCCCACCGAAGCGCAGTGGGAATACGCCTGCCGGGCCGGCACAGCCACGCGCTACTGCTTTGGCAATGACATCTCGCCGGAGCAGGCAAACTTTGGCAGCAATGTGGGCAGGACCATTGTGGTCAAGTCCCTGCCGGCCAACCCCTGGGGTCTGTACGAAATGCACGGCAACGTGGATGAATGGTGCGCCGATGCACGAAGGATCTACGGCGTCGAGCCGGTGTCAGATCCGAACGGAGGTCAAGAAGATGGCAACCGCGTGCTGCGCGGCGGCGCGTGGTTCAGCGAACCCCGGAGGGCCCGTTCCGGCTACCGCGCTCGCTCTTTTCACAATTCCCGGGTCGACACCCGTGGGTTTCGTTTTGCCCTGAAGTGCATCGAGGCCGGCGCCGAAGGCGGAATGGACTTTGCGTGGGCGGAGGTGTCAAAGCCGACAAAATCTCGGCGGAAGGCGAAGCGTAAATGA